The Dermacentor albipictus isolate Rhodes 1998 colony chromosome 2, USDA_Dalb.pri_finalv2, whole genome shotgun sequence genome has a segment encoding these proteins:
- the LOC135908233 gene encoding BEN domain-containing protein 5-like, with translation MRLQEKMLMMLDNKGYCGAPRHKNSFDDSVVEETQANESLERTEQSTPPLPPPASCARKENNMVDIGRGLAINAQACSHIQGHQKDSLFVKDLLLGIWPKDQLKNRSLQGKRCPRYPDRPAKAPLTPSKVEVMRDCYRQRLRRQGVPEHLLPAALKQLNHFVVEKLADLERLAKRGKDNHDPQASHE, from the exons ATGAGGCTGCAAGAGAAAATGCTGATGATGCTCGACAACAAAG GCTACTGTGGAGCTCCACGCCATAAGAATTCATTTGATGATTCTGTCGTTGAGGAAACGCAAGCTAATGAAAGCTTAGAGAGAACTGAACAGTCCACGCCTCCACTGCCACCACCAGCCAGTTGTGCCAGGAAGGAAAACAACATG GTGGACATTGGCCGTGGTTTGGCAATTAATGCGCAAGCGTGCAGCCACATCCAAGGCCACCAGAAGGATTCACTCTTTGTGAAAGATCTCCTGCTGGGCATTTGGCCAAAGGACCAATTAAAAAACCGCTCTTTACAAG GTAAGCGGTGTCCTCGATACCCAGATCGGCCTGCAAAGGCGCCGCTGACACCTTCGAAGGTGGAAGTGATGCGTG ACTGTTACAGACAAAGACTACGGCGCCAGGGTGTCCCAGAACATCTTTTGCCTGCTGCACTGAAGCAGCTGAACCATTTTGTGGTGGAGAAGCTGGCAGACCTCGAGAGGCTGGCAAAACG GGGAAAGGACAACCATGACCCTCAAGCAAGCCATGAGTGA